In Tenebrio molitor chromosome 6, icTenMoli1.1, whole genome shotgun sequence, one genomic interval encodes:
- the LOC138133720 gene encoding uncharacterized protein, with the protein MAGIVEDQDKTEVFVPPAVLHEALDALNKVVPAKSKHSYEKEYAIFCEWRKRKQARGVDENIMLAYISERSKNTKPSSLWSYYSQLKKMLSVKENIDISRFHQVSAFLKQQSVGHRPKKSKVFTLEEMERFLDPASDDEYLLLKVVLIVGVFGGCRIGELVSMLVDHVDDRGSVIVVEIPDTKTHKPRRFTIINGNNTVHAVDVFRKNKKCTVQPVGVNTLSKFPQKIAQFIGLQNPEEYTGHSFRRSSATLLADSGADITVVKRHGGWRSNSVVEGYIEDSLNNKIEISRKIINQSSTIIQNESALDLAACSYGSNTASSMEINHQDINLPVHRRFGINFSNVHNCKFYITDTKEKE; encoded by the exons ATGGCTGGAATCGTAGAAGATCAAGACAAAACGGAAGTTTTTGTACCCCCGgcagttctacatgaagcatTGGATGCTTTGAACAAAGTGGTACCagccaaatcaaaacattCATATGAAAAAGAATATGCGATTTTTTGTGAATGGAGGAAGCGAAAGCAGGCAAGGGGAGTAGACGAAAACATAATGTTGGCTTATATTTCGGAACGatccaaaaatacaaaacctTCGTCACTGTGGTCCTATTATTcccaacttaaaaaaatgttatctgtgaaagaaaatattgataTAAGCAG atttcatcaAGTGTCAGCTTTCCTAAAACAACAGTCTGTCGGTCACAGACCAAAGAAGTCAAAGGTGTTCACACTCGAAGAAATGGAAAGGTTCTTGGATCCTGCTTCTGATGATGAATATTTACTGCTAAAGGTGGTTTTAATCGTGGGAGTTTTTGGAGGTTGTAGAATTGGTGAATTGGTGTCCATGTTAGTTGATCATGTTGATGACAGAGGCAGCGTAATTGTAGTCGAAATTCCGGACACGAAGACTCATAAGCCCAGAAGGTTTACTATCATCAATGGAAATAACACTGTTCATGCTGTTGACGTTTTTCGGAA aaacaaaaaatgcACGGTGCAACCCGTAGGAGTGAATACtttgtcaaaatttcctcaaaaaattgcacaatttATTGGTCTTCAAAATCCAGAAGAATATACGGGCCATAGCTTCAGACGTTCGAGTGCAACTCTACTGGCAGACTCTGGGGCAGATATAACAGTTGTAAAGAGACACGGTGGCTGGCGCTCGAATAGTGTTGTGGAAGGATACATAGAGGATTCtctcaataataaaattgaaatttcaagaaaaatcATTAACCAATCATCAACAATTATTCAGAATGAATCGGCCTTGGATTTGGCAGCATGCTCGTATGGGTCAAACACGGCGTCAAGTATGGAAATCAACCATCAAGACATAAATTTGCCCGTTCATCGTCGATTTGGTATAAATTTTAGTAATGTACATAATTGTAAGTTTTATATTACAGACACCAAagaaaaagaataa